The following proteins are encoded in a genomic region of Arachis stenosperma cultivar V10309 chromosome 4, arast.V10309.gnm1.PFL2, whole genome shotgun sequence:
- the LOC130975999 gene encoding protein METHYLENE BLUE SENSITIVITY 1-like, translating into MTGKAKPKKHTAKEIAAKVDAATTNRGGGKAGLADRSGIEKGGHAKFECPLCKATAPDMKSMQIHHDAKHPKLPFEEGKIVNLHATHVGDSSKPKPGVRGSLKK; encoded by the coding sequence ATGACAGGGAAAGCGAAGCCAAAGAAGCACACGGCGAAAGAGATCGCCGCGAAGGTCGACGCCGCCACCACCAACCGCGGCGGAGGAAAGGCGGGTTTGGCGGACCGGTCGGGGATAGAAAAGGGAGGTCACGCGAAGTTTGAGTGCCCGCTCTGCAAAGCGACGGCACCGGACATGAAATCGATGCAGATCCACCACGATGCGAAGCACCCTAAGCTTCCGTTCGAGGAGGGGAAGATCGTTAATCTCCACGCCACCCACGTCGGCGATTCCTCTAAGCCTAAACCCGGCGTTCGCGGAAGcctaaagaaataa
- the LOC130975998 gene encoding WRKY transcription factor SUSIBA2-like: MEDDNHRNSIDNKNMNTTTTANNNNNVSSNNCSDSKNMDSDLKGGVFPAFPAKRSIAERRGFNSNAARINTARFRTNTITTSPLASPSPSSCSASPCITIPPGISPTALLDSPIMLPNSQAMPSPTTGSFHWLSSLPLDQGNLDDAPDSSLKFKNNATLADPNPLPPYSASLNQVSSNWHLVKGGNTDCQSIVPVLPPIDFSFPEDFSKGQNAKSIESRSFNDVKMVNCSLVNVNKAEMMQISRSDEAGDESTLPKNVTLGGDIGRQPVMEKDQKETLLTTGVVRTSEDGYNWRKYGQKQVKGSEYPRSYYKCTQPNCQVKKKVERSHDGQITEIIYKGTHNHSKPHLGRRASGLSTDEMSDMGEAGENYAKLEGSGWKNVQPGVKDTKHGLDWKADGLERTSSTSVVTELSDPMSTNKGKPLCAFEAEDTPEHSSTLASNDGDEDGTTQALAPAEDDAEDDESDSKRRKKENYLVESTLPSRAVREPRVVVQIETEIDILDDGYRWRKYGQKVVKGNPNPRSYYKCTSAGCPVRKHVERASHNTKYVITTYEGKHNHEVPTARTNNHVSSNDGGLPPSGPNGQSALALPGSAVIPKSENHQTLTSHFDRKPEFGSDFLRPSLVGAFSNNLKFGSSPMCQMKYPSLSSTMSYGSFGLNPDRCTAPQAGSIPSVYPDFPMPLPLNLPSSGNFSLAGLNFNCAKPMNPVQPFLSGQQVKDIDTGFLRPKQEQKDDAIYGTCLPPVDHGNSSSAAPSSIYQQVMQNFPS, translated from the exons atggaAGATGACAACCACCGTAACAGCATAGATAATAAGAACATGAACACCACCACCACcgccaacaacaacaacaacgtTAGTAGTAACAATTGTAGTGATTCAAAAAACATGGATTCTGATTTAAAAGGTGGAGTCTTTCCGGCTTTTCCAGCTAAGAGAAGCATAGCGGAGAGAAGGGGTTTCAATTCCAATGCAGCAAGGATCAACACAGCTAGGTTCAGAACAAACACAATCACAACAAGCCCGTTAGCTTCTCCATCTCCATCTTCTTGCTCTGCATCACCATGCATCACTATACCTCCTGGCATTAGTCCCACTGCATTGCTTGATTCTCCCATCATGCTCCCCAATTCTCAG gCTATGCCTTCTCCAACTACTGGCTCATTTCATTGGCTAAGTTCTTTGCCACTTGATCAAGGGAATCTCGATGATGCTCCTGATTCTTCCCTGAAGTTTAAGAACAATGCGACCCTTGCCGATCCTAATCCTTTGCCTCCTTACTCTGCGTCTCTGAATCAG GTTTCTAGTAATTGGCACTTGGTAAAGGGAGGAAATACAGACTGTCAATCAATTGTTCCAGTTCTGCCGCCGATAGATTTTTCGTTCCCGGAAGACTTTTCAAAAGGACAAAACGCAAAAAGTATTGAGTCCCGTTCATTCAATGATGTGAAAATGGTAAATTGTTCACTTGTTAATGTTAATAAAGCTGAGATGATGCAAATATCACGTTCCGATGAAGCTGGTGATGAAAGCACTCTGCCGAAAAATGTTACTCTTGGTGGGGATATCGGACGGCAACCTGTTATGGAGAAAGACCAGAAGGAGACCTTGCTTACAACTGGAGTGGTAAGGACCTCGGAGGATGGTTATAATTGGAGAAAGTATGGTCAGAAACAAGTAAAAGGTAGCGAGTATCCTAGGAGTTATTATAAATGTACTCAACCTAATTGTCAGGTCAAGAAGAAGGTGGAAAGATCCCATGATGGCCAAATAACAGAAATTATTTATAAGGGTACTCATAACCATTCAAAACCACACCTTGGTCGTCGAGCGTCAGGGCTTTCCACTGATGAGATGTCAGACATGGGTGAAGCTGGTGAAAACTATGCTAAACTTGAAGGTTCAGGTTGGAAAAATGTTCAACCGGGAGTAAAAGACACGAAGCACGGTTTGGATTGGAAGGCTGACGGTCTGGAAAGAACATCCTCAACTTCTGTCGTGACTGAACTTTCGGATCCTATGTCGACTAACAAAGGTAAACCTTTGTGTGCCTTTGAAGCGGAAGACACTCCCGAACATTCTTCCACACTTGCCAGTAATGATGGTGATGAAGATGGAACCACTCAAGCACTAGCACCAGCTGAGGATGATGCTGAAGATGATGAATCAGATTCCAAAAGAAG GAAAAAAGAGAACTACTTGGTTGAATCAACTTTGCCTTCTAGGGCTGTTCGTGAGCCAAGAGTGGTGGTCCAAATTGAGACTGAGATTGACATACTCGATGATGGTTATCGATGGCGCAAGTATGGACAAAAGGTTGTCAAAGGAAACCCAAACCCAAG GAGCTACTATAAATGCACAAGTGCCGGATGTCCCGTGAGGAAACACGTCGAAAGGGCTTCGCACAATACGAAATATGTAATCACTACATATGAGGGCAAACATAATCATGAAGTGCCGACGGCCAGAACCAACAATCATGTAAGCTCGAATGATGGTGGTTTACCTCCCAGTGGTCCTAATGGCCAATCAGCTCTTGCATTACCTGGCAGTGCTGTTATCCCGAAGTCTGAAAATCATCAAACTCTTACGTCTCATTTTGATCGAAAACCTGAATTCGGCAGCGACTTTCTTCGGCCGAGTTTGGTCGGAGCATTCAGCAACAATTTGAAGTTCGGTTCTTCCCCCATGTGCCAGATGAAGTATCCTTCCTTGAGTAGCACCATGTCTTATGGTTCGTTTGGACTGAATCCCGATCGCTGCACTGCCCCACAAGCTGGATCTATTCCCTCAGTGTATCCCGACTTTCCAATGCCGCTTCCCTTGAATCTTCCCTCATCCGGAAACTTCTCTCTTGCTGGACTAAACTTCAACTGTGCAAAGCCAATGAATCCAGTGCAGCCTTTCCTTTCAGGGCAACAAGTGAAGGATATTGATACTGGGTTCTTGAGGCCTAAACAGGAACAGAAGGATGATGCAATATATGGAACATGCTTACCTCCAGTTGATCATGGAAATTCTTCATCAGCAGCACCATCATCCATTTACCAGCAAGTCATGCAAAATTTCCCTTCATAA
- the LOC130975709 gene encoding serine/threonine-protein phosphatase 7 long form homolog: protein MRLDERHVPYLQMAGLYHLARLNDRWFRLDEPLVSAFVERWHPETHTFHMPFGECTITLQDVAYQLGLPMDRHYVSGCLTNFHVYIQGGRPAWQWFQELLGVLPPPSQIQKFDVNCSWFQETFEECPEGADEATVRRFARAYIMMLLDTQLFADKFGNRIHIRWLPYVARLEEMGGYSWGSAALAWLYRCICRVANRHVVKLAGLLQLLQSWIFWRFPRFWPDGYDSFSWPLASRWSGYNPGVSEKGPRVQMTRLRIDMLQPRDFIWMPYSTPDVVQVVHPEVLEPRHTALWRSVTSLIYFAVVEWHQVDRVLPQFGGVHACPRPALNIDFLMSKDGRGGDR, encoded by the exons ATGCGGCTCGATGAGCGGCACGTTCCGTACTTACAGATGGCCGGATTATACCATCTTGCGAGACTGAACGACAGATGGTTCCGACTAGACGAGCCGCTTGTGAGTGCATTCGTCGAGAGGTGGCATCCGGAGACGCACACTTTCCACATGCCTTTCGGGGAGTGCACCATCACACTTCAGGACGTGGCGTATCAGTTGGGTTTGCCAATGGACAGACATTACGTCAGCGGTTGCCTTACGAATTTCCACGTATACATACAGGGTGGCCGGCCAGCTTGGCAGTGGTTCCAGGAGTTGCTCGGTGTGTTACCTCCCCCGAGCCAAATTCAAAAGTTCGATGTGAACTGCAGCTGGTTCCAAGAGACCTTTGAAGAGTGCCCCGAGGGGGCCGATGAGGCGACAGTTAGGCGCTTTGCCCGTGCCTATATCATGATGTTGTTGGACACCCAGCTGTTTGCAGACAAGTTCGGCAATCGTATTCACATCAGATGGCTACCGTACGTGGCTAGGCTTGAGGAGATGGGTGGCTACAGTTGGGGGTCGGCGGCGCTTGCATGGTTGTACCGGTGTATATGTCGAGTGGCCAACAGACATGTCGTGAAGTTAGCTGGGCTATTACAGTTACTTCAGTCTTGGATCTTTTGGCGGTTTCCTAGATTTTGGCCCGATGGGTATGATTCGTTTAGCTGGCCCCTGGCATCCAG GTGGTCAGGTTACAATCCTGGCGTTAGCGAGAAGGGACCTCGGGTGCAGATGACTCGGCTGAGGATCGACATGTTACAGCCTAGGGAT TTTATATGGATGCCATATAGCACACCCGACGTCGTCCAGGTTGTCCATCCGGAGGTGTTGGAGCCTCGTCATACGGCCTTATGGCGTTCTGTGACGTCGCTGATATATTTTGCGGTGGTTGAGTGGCACCAGGTTGATAGGGTGTTACCTCAGTTTGGAGGCGTACATGCTTGTCCCCGTCCCGCCCTGAACATCGACTTCTTGATGTCGAAAGATGGTAGAGGGGGTGATCGTTGA